The genomic segment ACGAAGGAATCTCGCGATTCGACGCTAAATACAAGACACGATTTCATGTACGCGTGTATACGGGTGCTCGTTTGCTCTTACGTTTGCCGATCTTGCGATTCGTCTTCGAGCAAACGAACGCATTCTTCTTCCCGGTGACTTGAATTATGTTTCACGGTACGCAATAGTCAGATATTCATTAACGCTAATTAATCTCGAGTTATTTCAACGATCGAAATAGCAGGGTTGCGCGAGCTGCTCCTTTTGGCTCGCAAAGGGATTCGTTTAGCCGACGGCGCCATCGAATTGGCATAAGTAGATACGCACGCGAATATCCCCGATTTTCCTTCGTTGTCGTTCTCGAACGTGATGCCTCGAGACAAACAGTTTCCCTTCGATTTGTTCGCGAGGAGATTCGCGTAGCGCAGATTTGCGCGAAAGCGGAGATGAGACCGGTGGTCTATTTTAGGAATCTGGGCCAATTAATTCCGCCGTGTATTCGGCAGGTCGGAAAAACAGGGAAATCTGGTAGAATATCGGACGCGAAAATAGCTAGGAAACGGGGTTGAGCGTGGAACGATAGCAGCCGAGGAGGATGTATGGAAGCGCGCGCGTGTACTTCTCGATTTCGTTGCCGGCTAAAGGTGTAAGTAAGTAGGGTGTAGGATGCACGATGCACCGTGAACCATGACGCGTGGCGCGTGGCTTGTAGACTGTCGCGAGTAACGCGACCCGCGAGGGAGACGCGAGCGAGACGCGAGCGGTCGACTGTATCGGACTGTAGGGACGGGAGGACGTTGCATCTCCTCGGAAACTCACGGGTGGGCTATCTATAGCAGCGAGTGTAACCGAATAGAAACGGAGTGTCACTCAAGGGTGACAAAACTCATTAATACCGATCTGCTTAATGCTCCGTCTCGTGTCAAGCATTAATCTACTTAAAAATACCGGTATAACACGCACGATCTACCATTTTGGAATCGTTGAGCGCAAACTAGAGAAGCCGGTCGATGGGTCGCACGCTCCTTAATAGTCGCTTCCTCCTCCCTTTCCACGTGCTTTAGCGTTTCAACGTTTCAGCGTTTCAACGTGGCGTCGCGAACGAAAATTACCGTTTCGTGGATAGAATCTCACTCACCGTTGATGGGTTGAAACCTCGCCAGAGGGTCCGAGAACTGTCTCAGCCTTTCCGTCACGTATCGCGGGGAAGTTGCATCCTGCAAATAACAAAGTCAGCTGTTACGATTATCGGCTTTAGCGACGATAGcgaattacgataaaatggcgaaATACGCGTCTACTTAAGAAACGTTCGATTCCATCGTACGAATATCGCGTTAGCTACGAATGACCAGCTCGTCGTGTAGCGGCTTTTAAAAATCGAGAAACGGAAAACGTTGAACGAAGTTCGGAGCAAGTTCGACGAACGTAAATTATCGATGACAACGAGCAATCGAAAAGAAAGGTAAAATTTCGTCGAATAAGTCGCCGGTGAACATGTTCGCGACTTTCTTTCTCGCGTACGTTTCTCCGCTCTCTGTCAAACGCTAAACACCATGTATACATTTTATCTGTTTCGGCGTATCTATATGCGTCGTCGCGGCCAACTATTCTTAGAGTAAAGGCAGTTCGTCGCTGCACTGTCCATCGCTTGGTATCGCGAGTGCGTATATGCATGCGTACGcgcgtacgtacgtatgtacataaGTGCGCAAGAACGTAAGTACATAAGTACGTTCGTACGTTTATCGACGCGCGTTCGTAGCTCGTTACGAGAAGCTGCTATCAACGAAACTAGGCGTACTTGCCGAGGGAATATATTTCTGCGAAGAGGGAAATACGTTTTTCGGATTATTTTTTAACGCGACCACGATGGAAACCAAggataagagaaaaagaaacgcgagCGATTTTTTCAGCGGTACGAGTTTGGACAACGGGAGAGAAAACGACTGCAACTTTTTGGGAGAGATCAACGCGATGAAACTCTTGACGAACGACACAACACGATGCGACGGGATGCGCGTTGAGATGAAACGCAAAGTGAAATCGAGGAGCTTTTATCGTAAAGTAGGATACGTTAACCGCCTGGTGCTCGCGTGTGAAACGGCTGCTTTAAATAAGCACGATGTTTGCTCTGGAAGATGGCTTCGCGTCCTCGATGTCGGAGGTCGATACAAGTTGTCTTCTTTTTCAAGTCGAATTTCTCGAGCATATGAAATCTCGAATTTATCTCTAAGCTTTTATCTCTAAGTCTTTCGAAAGCACGAAAACAGGCCGCGATCGACGATCGTTCGCCGCCTAATTTACACGCTACGAGCTTTTTAaccatttctctctttcttcgcaACCTGTACAACGACACTTTTCATCTTCTGTACGATCGTTTCGAGTAACCGTTGGTCCGATCGTTCGTTCGTCTCGTGCTCGTATCCTGTCATTTTCAGTCCTCTTGTATATTACACCTATTGTGTTTACTACGATGGTCAGGATGATTTTTCATTCGGTCTCGAGCGGAGCGCAAAGTAACTTTCGTTTCATGTGGAATGGAAGAAAAGCGTGCGCTAACGTGGCACGAATCGATGCGCAGAATCGAGCTTATATTTAGCAAGGATACGAGACGACCGGTTTGCACGATACGAAATACcaggaaaatatatttcattgtatAATCCCCTCGAGAAGAATCCCGAAGTAGTTGGCTCGTTGGCTCTGCGTTTCAAAGACCGTGCAACGAGCTACGACGCGACAGTTTGTGCGCTTTTCACCCAACCAGTCGGGTTGTTTTATTCGTAACTTGTTAAACTTAATCAGGCTGCCTGTTCGGTTTCCGAGTCGCCGTGTCTTGCCAATTCGTTGTTAAATAGATTAAAACTACCTGGAAAAGTATAAACAAGATACGACGCACCAACGATTATTTTATCGTTCCGGATGTCGCAAAAAGATGTCTAAGCGCGAAACTTAACGTTCGTGCGAGTGCGTCACGAACACGTGTACGACACGTGGTCGACTGTGCTCgttcttgaaaaattattcgGTCGAATTCGTTCTCTCTGTTTCGACCAAATACGAAATACGAGTAGTTTCGACCGATATGAAAACCGATGCGAGGAACGCAACCTACGTGGTCGTGAGTAGTAAGCTTTGAGAAAAAAATCTTTAGGGCACGATCGATCCTTACGGGCTCCTTCGATACTTACCGGCGTATCGTTAGTCGAACCGCGACCCTGAGCTACGGAGGATCTGTTGCTCTGCAACAACGCTTCCAAACCTTCGATGTACTCGATCGCGTTCCGTAGAATTTCTACTTTTGGTAATCGTTGATTGGGATTGTTGCTCGTCCTCCTTTTCAAAACTTCGAACGCCTCGTTCACCTGAAACGCAGACCTATCGATCGGAGAGGAGATCGATCCGGCACGCGATTCTCGTATTCTATTCGAACGTATTCTATTTCGGCTGACCTTTCTCAAGCGCCTTCTTTCCCGCAAAGTAGCAGCTTTTCTTCGATCGACGGTCACGGTCTTCTTCTTGCAGGCTTTGCAAGCCCAGAGCAGACACCGACGTGGTCCGTGCGTCGAGGCGGTGGTGTCAGCGGTGTCCAGTGCCACGTGAGGATGAGGCACGTGCTCGTTCTCGTTCGACTCGTTGCTTCTTTCGTTCGATTCGATGGGTTCGATCGGTTCGTTCGACTCGTTACCCTCGTTGCTCTCCTCGGCCTCGACGGAACCGGACTCGAGATCGGCCGAAGCATCCACCGATACAACGGACGACGCGTCGTCCGAGTCCACCGCGTACCGCGATGCTCGCGACCTGTCGACCCATCATAAACTTTTACTCTTTTCGTCTCTATTTtgcctcctttctttctttctttctttcttccttccttctttcctccttcgttcgttccttccttccttccttccttccttccttcctttcttcttccttagcTTTTATAAGCGAGGGAACGAGTCGAATAATTAGGAAATATCGTCGCGTCACGCTGCTCGATAGACGAGACCGGACCGCGTTTCACGGAGAACGTTGTTCCCAATTGGAATCGTTCCAGGTGGTTGACAACACGAGAGCCAGGGGAGCATCGTCGGTACGACGATAGATTCAAGATGGTAAACGCGGTTAAACGGAACGCGAAATACGAGGTGAAAATGGTTTGA from the Bombus terrestris chromosome 1, iyBomTerr1.2, whole genome shotgun sequence genome contains:
- the LOC100642478 gene encoding myogenic-determination protein, which gives rise to MTLVTDTVSYACQPVGRQSYDDVYRHHHLQLRHHHHHHLHRYYHHRHHYHYYHHHHHHRRRRGAYASTDDPSIECLQGYLSVGNVDEEARDRVVETAETDSALGSASSDRFRSRASRYAVDSDDASSVVSVDASADLESGSVEAEESNEGNESNEPIEPIESNERSNESNENEHVPHPHVALDTADTTASTHGPRRCLLWACKACKKKTVTVDRRKAATLRERRRLRKVNEAFEVLKRRTSNNPNQRLPKVEILRNAIEYIEGLEALLQSNRSSVAQGRGSTNDTPDATSPRYVTERLRQFSDPLARFQPINGFEGTVEPQSSHLSGSSLDRLNMIVQSINGPTHGATDALRYPSQQ